The Desulfonatronum sp. SC1 DNA window GCCCGCACTTCCACCAGTTCCCATCCGTCAAGCATATCGCCCCGGTCGGCGATCACGAAATCCTCGTCGCGACGCAGCAGAGCCTTGGCCCTGGTCCCGGTGACCGTCCCCAGCAAGCGCCAGTCAAACGTCGCCGCAGCCTCCGCGGGTTCCGGGGATATACGCTCATGCACGGGGATTTCCAGCCCCAGGATATTGGCATCCAGGATCACCGCGGTCCAGGACTCGGGGGTGGCGGTATTCGACGATATCAGCCTTGGCGAGGAAAGCGCCGGCGTGGTCTCGGCATGTCTGTTCCACAAGCCCGTAAGCACGAAAGCCGCCGCCAGGCCGAACGCCAACGCCAAAAGCAACTGGCACGAACGAAGAGAGAACAACCAGGTCGATTTCACGAAGAGGAGGAGAAAGGGTTCAGGATGTGGGGCACGGGGAAAACTAAAACATTCATCTGCTCCGGGCAAGAAGAATCAAAATGAGCGATACGGTGATCCGCGACGCGGACGAGTTTCGCGCCTACCCGACGTAGTTCGGCAGATTCAAGAACAACTCACGGGTAAAGGTGACCAGCTTGTCCATGATCCAGGGAAAGGAAAACAGCAAAGCCAGGAAAATGGAAATGATCTTGGGCACGAAGGTCAAGGTCATTTCCTGGATTTGAGTCGCGGCCTGGATAATGCTGACCAGGACGCCCACAATCAAACCAATGCCCAGCA harbors:
- the fliQ gene encoding flagellar biosynthesis protein FliQ; this translates as MTPEFVIGFARQSIELTLMIALPMLGIGLIVGVLVSIIQAATQIQEMTLTFVPKIISIFLALLFSFPWIMDKLVTFTRELFLNLPNYVG